The Candidatus Rokuibacteriota bacterium sequence GGTGGCCCCCCTCCGAGACTGATTAGGGCGGGGAGGCGCACCGTGATCGATCGCTACACGCGCCCGGAGATGGGGCGGATCTGGAGTCAGGAGGCCAGGTACGCGGCGTGGCTCCGGGTCGAGCTCGCCGTGTGCGAGGCCTACGCGCGCCACGGCGCGATCCCCGCGGAGGCGGTGGTCCGGATCAAGGCCAGGGCGCGCGTCGAGGCCGCCCGGGTGAGCGAGATCGAGGCGCGGGTCCGGCACGACGTCATCGCCTTCCTCAGCGCCCTGGAAGAGGCGATCGGCGCCGACTCCCGCTACGTCCACGTCGGGTTGACCTCGGCCGACGTGGTCGACACCGGGCTCGCCCTCCAGCTCGGGGACGCCTCCGCGCTCCTGATCGCCGATCTCGAACGGCTCAGGGAGGTCCTGCGCCGGCTGGCCCGCGAGCACAAGGACACGCTCTGCGTGGGCCGCACCCACGGGGTCCACGCCGAGCCGATGACCTTCGGGCTCAAGTGCCTGCTCTGGTATTCGGAGGCCGGCCGGAACCTGGAGCGCCTTCGCCGCGCGGCGGAGGTGGTTCGCGTGGGGAAGGTCTCTGGAGCCGTGGGAACCTTCGCCCACGTGGACCCGGCGGTCGAGGAAGAGGTCTGCCGGAGCTTGGGGCTGGAGCCGGCGCTGGTCTCCACTCAGGTCATCCAGCGGGACCGGCACGCCGAGTTCGTGACGACCCTCGCGGTCCTGGCCGCCTCCCTCGAGAAGATCGCGCTCGAGATCCGCGGGCTCCAGCGCACGGAGATCCTGGAGGTGGAGGAGCCCTTTGCCGAGGGGCAGAAGGGCTCGTCCTCGATGCCGCACAAGCGCAACCCCGGGTCCTGCGAGCAGGTGTGCGGGCTGGCGCGAGTGGTGAGGAGCCACGCCCTCGCCGCCCTCGAGGACGTGGCCCTCTGGCACGAGCGCGACATCAGCCACTCCTCGGTGGAGCGCGTCATCCTTCCGGACTCCACGATCCTGCTGGACTACCTGCTGGTCCAGATGGCCCGGATCCTCGAGGGCTTGAGGGTCTACCCGCAGCGCATGCGGGACAACCTCGAGCGCAGCCAGGGGCTCATCTACTCTCAACGGGTCCTCCTGAAGCTCACCGACAAGGGACTGCCCCGGCAGCAGGCCTACGAGATCGTCCAGCGGAACGCCATGAGGGCCTGGGACGAGCAGCGCCCGTTCCACGACCTGCTGGCCGCGGACCCTGAGGTGACGGGCCGCCTCTCGCCGGAGGAGCTCAAGGCCTGCTTCGACCCCGCGTGGTATCTCAGGAACGTCGACGCGATCTACCGGCGCGTCGGCCTGTCGTAGAGTTCGAGCGCGGGCTACGCCCGCGCAGATTAATTCGGGCCTCGCGCGGCGGGGGGCCTGCCTCACGGCATGGCCGACCCCGCCGCGCTCGAACAACTGGGGGAGGCTACGGAGGGGGCCGTCGAGGCCCCTTCCGAGAGTTGATGCGCGGCAGGGTGTTCGTCAGGCTGAAGAAGGGCATCCTGGACGTCCAGGGAACCGCGGTCAAGCGGGCCCTGGAAGGGCTGGGCTTCGCCGAGGTCAGGGAGCTGCGGATGGGCAAGATCCTGGAGCTGGAGCTGGACGCCCGGGATCCGGCCCAGGCGCGGGCCCGGATGGAGGAGATGTGCCGGAAGCTCCTGGCCAACCCGGTGATGGAGGACTTCACGGTGGAGGTCGTCGACAGCCGGACATCCGGCTTGCCATAGGGCGGCTCACGGATTAGCATGAAGGTGTAGAGGAGGGGGTCCGCGCATGAAATTCGGCGTGGTGGTGTTCCCGGGCACGTGGAGCGACTGCGACTTTCACTACGTCATCACCGAGGTCCTGCACCAGCCCGCCCAATACGTCTGGCACCGGGAGACGAACCTCGCCGAGTTCGACTGCGTGATCCTCCCGGGAGGCTTCTCCTACGGGGACTACCTCCGCGCCGGCGCGATCGGCGGCCGCTCCCCCGTGGTCGAAGCGCTTCCCGAGTTCGTGGCCAGTGGTGGCCTGGCCCTGGGCTCATGCAACGGCTTTCAGATTCTCTGCGAGGCCGGGATCCTCCCCGGCGCCCTGATGAAGAACGAGTGCCTCCAGTACCGGTGCCAGGCGACGCACCTCCTCGTGGAGAACGCCGAGACCCCCTTCACCCGGGCGACGCGTCCCGGCCAGGTGCTCAAGATGCCGATCTCGCACGGGGAAGGGAAGTACTACTGCGACCGGCAGACCCTCCAGCTGCTCAAGGAGCGGAACCAGATCGTCTTCCGATACTGCACCGAGTCCGGGGAGGTGACCCGCGAGGCCAACCCCAACGGCTCGCTCGAGAACATCGCGGGGATCGTCAACGAAGAGGGAACCGTCCTGGGTCTCATGCCGCATCCGGAGCGTGCCGCGGAGAAGGCCATGGGTGTCACCGACGGGCTCCCCATCTTCCACTCCCTCCTCGGTACCCTCGTCGAGGCCGACAGCTTCGTCAAGCAATAGCGGAGGGCGCGCGCTCCATGGAGTGCGACCGGGTTGACGTGGGCCGAGCCTAAGGTCACGCTCGAGCTGGCCCAAGCTCACGGCCTGACGGCTGAGGAGTACGATCGGATCATCCGCCTTCTCGGGCGGGAACCCACCTTCACCGAGCTCGGCCTCTTCTCCGCGCTCTGGTCCGAGCACTGCGCCTACAAGCACTCCCGCGTCTTTCTCCGCCGGCTCCCCACGCACGGTGCGCATGTCCTCCAGGGGCCCGGCGAGAACGCCGGGATCGTGGACCTGGGGGATGGCCTGGCGCTGGTCCTCAAGATTGAAAGCCACAACCATCCGTCCTTCATCGAGCCGTTCCAGGGCGCCGCCACCGGTGTCGGCGGGATCCTGCGCGACATCTTCACGATGGGGGCGCGTCCCATCGCGCTGCTCGACTCCCTCCGGTTCGGCGATCCGGACAAGGAAAAGACCCGCTACCTCGCCAGCGGGGTCATCTCGGGGATCTCCTGGTACGGGAACTGCGTCGGCGTCCCGACCGTCGGCGGGGAGGTGGCGTTCGCCCCCGAGTACAACGGCAACCCCCTCGTCAACGTCATGTGCGTCGGGCTCGTCCGGCAGGACCGGATCTTCCGAGCGCGCGCCGAGGGGCCCGGCAACCCGGTCGTCTACGTGGGGGCCAAGACCGGGCGCGACGGGATCCACGGCGCGATCATGGCCTCCGCGACCTTCGGGGAGGGCGCCGAGGAGCAGCGGCCGACGGTCCAGGTGGGCGACCCGTTCACCGAAAAGCTGCTCCTCGAAGCCTGCCTGGAGGCCATGGCGAGCGGCGCCGTTGTCGGGATCCAGGACATGGGCGCCGCCGGCCTCGCCTGCGCGACGTCCGAGATGCCCGCGCGGGCCGGCACGGGGATGGAGATCGAGCTCTCGCGGGTGCCCCAGCGCGAGAGCGGGATGACGCCGTACGAGATCATGCTCTCCGAGTCGCAGGAGCGGATGCTCCTCGTCGTGGCCCGGGGCCGCGCGGCCGAAGTGCGGGAGATCTTCGCCAAGTGGGAGCTGGACGCGGTCGAGATCGGCCGCGTCACCGGTGACGGGATGCTGCGTGTCCACATGGACGGGCAGCTGGTGGCCGAACTGCCCGTCCGGGCGCTGACCGACGAGGCGCCCGTGTACGAAAAGCCCACCGAGCGGCCCGCCTGGCTCGATCGCCTCCGCGCCCTCGATCCCCTGAGCCTCGCCGAGCCCGCCAGCTACGCGCAGGCGCTCCGTACGCTTCTGGCGGCGCCCACGCTCGCCTCCAAGGAATGGGTCTGGCGCCAGTACGATCACCAGGTCGGGATCAACACCCTGGTGCTCCCGGGCTCCGACGCCGCGGTGCTCCGGATCAAGGGGACGCGGAAGGCCATCGCGGTGACGACGGACGGCAGCAGCCGCTACGTGACGCTCGACCCCTACGTCGGCGCTGCCATGGCGGTGGCGGAGGCGGCCCGGAACCTGACCTGCGCCGGAGCCCGCCCCCTCGCGGCGACCGACTGCCTGAACTTCGGCTCGCCGGAGCGGCCGGACATCCTCTGGCAGTTCTCCCGGGCGGTCGAGGGCATCGCCGAAGCGTGCCGGGCCCTCGAAATCCCGGTGGTGAGCGGCAACGTCTCCTTCTACAATGAGACCGAAGGGCGGGCGATCCTCCCCACGCCGATCATCGGGATGGCGGGGCTCCTGGAGGACGCCGAGCGGAGCACGACCCAGTGGTTCAAGAAGGAGGGGAACCGGATTGCCCTCCTCGGGCCTGACGCGGTGAGCCTCGGGGGAAGCGAGTTTCTCTGGGCGGTTCACGGCCGGCTAGGGGGGCCGCTCGCGCCCCTCGACCTCAAGCTCGAGCGCGACGTACAGTCGGCCTGCCGGACCGCGATCGAGGCGGGTCTCTGCGCCTCGGCCCACGATTGCGCCGAGGGGGGCCTGGCGGTCGCCGTCGCCGAAGCGTGCATCGCCGGGCCGGGGCTCTTCGGTGCCGAGATCGCCCTTCCGGCGGGCGGCCGGACCGACCTGATCCTGTTCGGCGAGGGCCCGTCGCGGATCGTGGTCTCGGTCCCCCGACAGGCCCAGCGTCACTTCGAGGGGCTCATGCGCGAGTGCCAGGTGCCGTGGACCTGGCTCGGGACGGTCGGCGCCGATCGCCTCGCCATCCGCATCGGGGGGCAGCTCGTCGTGGACGTTCCCGTCGAGGAGCTGAGCCACACCTGGAGGAACGGCTTTGCCCGGCATATCGCCTGAAGATAAGTTCCGGGACGAGTGCGGAATCTTCGCCGCCTGGAATCACCCCGAGGCCGCGAACCTCGCGTACCTCGGCCTCTACGCGCTTCAGCACCGGGGCCAGGAATCGGCGGGGATCGCGGCCACCGACGGCCAATCCCTGCACGTCGAGCGCGCCATGGGGTGGGTCGCCGACGTGTTCTCGCGCGATCGGCTCCGGCGCCTGCCGGGCTCGATCGCCATCGGCCATGTCCGCTACTCTACCGCGGGGACCTCGACGCTCAAGAACGCCCAGCCGATCATGGCGAATACTGCGCGCGGACCCATCGCGATCGCCCACAACGGGAACCTCGTCAACGCCGAGGCGCTCAAGGCCGAGCTGGAGAAAGACGGCTCGGTGTTCCAGTCCAACTCGGACACCGAGGTGATCCTCCACCTGCTCGCCCGCTCCGAGGGGGCCACCCTGGAGGAGCAGCTCCCGAAGGCGCTCGGCCGCGTGTCCGGCGCGTACTCGTTCCTGCTGTTGACCCCCGATTCGGTCATCGCGGTCAGGGACCCGTACGGCTTCCGGCCGCTCTCGCTGGGGAGGCTCGGCGAGACCTGGATCGTCGCCTCCGAAACCTGCGCCTTCGACCTGCTCGAGGCCGAGTTCGTGCGCGACGTGGAGCCGGGGGAGATCCTGCTCATCACCCGCGAGGGCCTGCGCTCGCTCAAGCCGTTCCCGCCGAGGGAGCGCCTCCAGTGCGTGTTCGAGTACGTCTACTTCGCGCGGCCGGACTCGTATCTCTGGGGGCGCAACGTCCACGCGGTGCGCAAGGCCATGGGACGCCAGCTCGCCCGCGAGCACCCGGTCGAGGCCGACATCGTGATCCCGGTGCCGGACTCGGGAGCCGGCGCCGCCCTCGGCTTCGCGGAGGAGTCAGGGATCCCGTTCGAGATGGGCCTGATCCGGAACCACTACGAGGGGCGCACGTTCATCGAGCCCACGCGCGGCATCCGCCACTTCGGGGTCAAGGTGAAGCTGAACCCGATGCGCGAGACGCTGGGGGGCCGCCGGGTGGTGGTGGTGGACGACTCCATCGTGCGCGGCACCACCAGCCAGAAGATCGTCAAGATGGTCCGCGGCGCCGGCGCCCGCGAGGTCCACATGCGGATCTCCTCGCCGCCGATCCAGTGGCCGTGCTACTACGGGATCGACACGCCGACCCGGAAGGAGCTGATCGCCTCGAGCCATCACGTGGAGGAGATCCGCCGCCATCTGGGCGCCGACAGCCTCGGCTATCTCTCCCTGGACGGGATGCTGAAGGCCACCGGGAACGACCCGGGCCACTTCTGCCATGCCTGCTTCACCGGCGGCTATCGCGTGGGCTTCGAAGCCGAGGAGACGCCGCAGCTCCGCCTCTTCGACGTGTAGTCGCCGCGCGGGCGGGCGTCCGCTGCCTGCGCTTTTCCCTTGACCCCGTGAGCTCGATGGACCCGCTGACATACAAGCAGTCTGGGGTTGACATCGAGGCCGCCGAGGAGGCGGTCCGCCGGATCGTTCCACTTGCCCGGACGACCTTTCGGCCCGAAGTCCTCGGCGGGATCGGCGCCTTCGCGGGCTTCTTTCGGGTCCCGGCGGGCTACCGCGAGCCGGTCCTTGTCGCCTCGACC is a genomic window containing:
- the purQ gene encoding phosphoribosylformylglycinamidine synthase subunit PurQ produces the protein MKFGVVVFPGTWSDCDFHYVITEVLHQPAQYVWHRETNLAEFDCVILPGGFSYGDYLRAGAIGGRSPVVEALPEFVASGGLALGSCNGFQILCEAGILPGALMKNECLQYRCQATHLLVENAETPFTRATRPGQVLKMPISHGEGKYYCDRQTLQLLKERNQIVFRYCTESGEVTREANPNGSLENIAGIVNEEGTVLGLMPHPERAAEKAMGVTDGLPIFHSLLGTLVEADSFVKQ
- the purS gene encoding phosphoribosylformylglycinamidine synthase subunit PurS, which encodes MRGRVFVRLKKGILDVQGTAVKRALEGLGFAEVRELRMGKILELELDARDPAQARARMEEMCRKLLANPVMEDFTVEVVDSRTSGLP
- a CDS encoding adenylosuccinate lyase, which gives rise to MIDRYTRPEMGRIWSQEARYAAWLRVELAVCEAYARHGAIPAEAVVRIKARARVEAARVSEIEARVRHDVIAFLSALEEAIGADSRYVHVGLTSADVVDTGLALQLGDASALLIADLERLREVLRRLAREHKDTLCVGRTHGVHAEPMTFGLKCLLWYSEAGRNLERLRRAAEVVRVGKVSGAVGTFAHVDPAVEEEVCRSLGLEPALVSTQVIQRDRHAEFVTTLAVLAASLEKIALEIRGLQRTEILEVEEPFAEGQKGSSSMPHKRNPGSCEQVCGLARVVRSHALAALEDVALWHERDISHSSVERVILPDSTILLDYLLVQMARILEGLRVYPQRMRDNLERSQGLIYSQRVLLKLTDKGLPRQQAYEIVQRNAMRAWDEQRPFHDLLAADPEVTGRLSPEELKACFDPAWYLRNVDAIYRRVGLS
- the purL gene encoding phosphoribosylformylglycinamidine synthase subunit PurL, which encodes MTWAEPKVTLELAQAHGLTAEEYDRIIRLLGREPTFTELGLFSALWSEHCAYKHSRVFLRRLPTHGAHVLQGPGENAGIVDLGDGLALVLKIESHNHPSFIEPFQGAATGVGGILRDIFTMGARPIALLDSLRFGDPDKEKTRYLASGVISGISWYGNCVGVPTVGGEVAFAPEYNGNPLVNVMCVGLVRQDRIFRARAEGPGNPVVYVGAKTGRDGIHGAIMASATFGEGAEEQRPTVQVGDPFTEKLLLEACLEAMASGAVVGIQDMGAAGLACATSEMPARAGTGMEIELSRVPQRESGMTPYEIMLSESQERMLLVVARGRAAEVREIFAKWELDAVEIGRVTGDGMLRVHMDGQLVAELPVRALTDEAPVYEKPTERPAWLDRLRALDPLSLAEPASYAQALRTLLAAPTLASKEWVWRQYDHQVGINTLVLPGSDAAVLRIKGTRKAIAVTTDGSSRYVTLDPYVGAAMAVAEAARNLTCAGARPLAATDCLNFGSPERPDILWQFSRAVEGIAEACRALEIPVVSGNVSFYNETEGRAILPTPIIGMAGLLEDAERSTTQWFKKEGNRIALLGPDAVSLGGSEFLWAVHGRLGGPLAPLDLKLERDVQSACRTAIEAGLCASAHDCAEGGLAVAVAEACIAGPGLFGAEIALPAGGRTDLILFGEGPSRIVVSVPRQAQRHFEGLMRECQVPWTWLGTVGADRLAIRIGGQLVVDVPVEELSHTWRNGFARHIA
- a CDS encoding amidophosphoribosyltransferase, with amino-acid sequence MSPEDKFRDECGIFAAWNHPEAANLAYLGLYALQHRGQESAGIAATDGQSLHVERAMGWVADVFSRDRLRRLPGSIAIGHVRYSTAGTSTLKNAQPIMANTARGPIAIAHNGNLVNAEALKAELEKDGSVFQSNSDTEVILHLLARSEGATLEEQLPKALGRVSGAYSFLLLTPDSVIAVRDPYGFRPLSLGRLGETWIVASETCAFDLLEAEFVRDVEPGEILLITREGLRSLKPFPPRERLQCVFEYVYFARPDSYLWGRNVHAVRKAMGRQLAREHPVEADIVIPVPDSGAGAALGFAEESGIPFEMGLIRNHYEGRTFIEPTRGIRHFGVKVKLNPMRETLGGRRVVVVDDSIVRGTTSQKIVKMVRGAGAREVHMRISSPPIQWPCYYGIDTPTRKELIASSHHVEEIRRHLGADSLGYLSLDGMLKATGNDPGHFCHACFTGGYRVGFEAEETPQLRLFDV